One region of Hymenobacter sediminicola genomic DNA includes:
- a CDS encoding DUF6770 family protein has translation MFQFKRTLLTAVLALAASAAAFAQTQTLDGIERMARSGISPIYAGNEVKGYILYAKADKADRKNDNYRLDFYDQDLSKVSTVTIQKPSGKYFLLQNSFNGTAFGLYFYNRKDKTLEIETYDTSLKKLGTKVIEDLSKADNMMIQQRLQSTDNNETMYGGLNLEPVADKGFVRNSFDGMMKSYALQMYDNNLNPKWRLASDPKSKYYESIVINEVNDKYLVGTIMRRDGMMSRKIESYMVAIDVNTGKKVLDQPVESSKTEQLSLSSFTFDKDKREFVAVGEYYKPDDKPFVQKSQGFYIKRFSEAGKPLGVKPYSWQKEVKAALPAEAKASMDDGYVNFTHSIVKGADGKMYIVAEQFKIVADGLGIAATALGGRGMSMSKGFIGNMLIFELNPEFGLNAIKFYPKDRSRSVLPSGTGFMGAGLLGQIMKSQGDFDYQFLQRNNAGSLFNVVYINYDKEKGEATKKVIGNISFGENGQFTIDKIDGSSSATSSFVYPAKPGYVMMVDYLKKQSQLGMKLVKLNI, from the coding sequence ATGTTTCAGTTCAAACGCACGCTCCTGACGGCCGTGCTGGCTCTCGCGGCTTCGGCGGCAGCCTTCGCCCAAACCCAAACCCTGGACGGCATCGAGCGGATGGCGCGCTCCGGTATTTCGCCGATTTATGCCGGCAACGAGGTCAAAGGCTACATCCTGTATGCCAAGGCCGACAAAGCCGACCGCAAAAACGACAACTACCGCCTTGATTTCTACGACCAGGACCTGAGCAAAGTATCGACGGTGACGATACAGAAGCCGTCGGGCAAGTATTTCCTGCTCCAGAACTCGTTCAACGGCACGGCGTTCGGGCTGTATTTCTACAACCGCAAGGATAAGACGCTCGAAATCGAAACCTACGACACCAGCCTCAAAAAGCTGGGTACCAAGGTTATTGAGGACCTGTCGAAGGCCGACAACATGATGATTCAGCAGCGCCTGCAGAGCACTGACAACAACGAAACCATGTACGGCGGCCTGAACCTGGAGCCGGTAGCCGACAAGGGCTTCGTGCGCAACAGCTTCGATGGCATGATGAAGAGCTATGCGCTGCAGATGTACGACAACAACCTGAACCCCAAATGGCGCCTGGCCTCCGACCCCAAGTCGAAGTACTACGAGTCCATCGTCATCAATGAAGTGAACGACAAGTACCTGGTGGGGACCATCATGCGCCGGGACGGCATGATGTCGCGCAAGATTGAGTCGTACATGGTGGCCATTGACGTGAACACCGGCAAAAAGGTGCTCGACCAGCCCGTGGAGTCCAGCAAAACCGAGCAGCTTTCGCTTAGCTCCTTCACCTTCGACAAAGACAAGCGCGAGTTTGTGGCCGTGGGCGAGTACTACAAGCCCGACGATAAACCCTTCGTGCAGAAAAGCCAGGGTTTCTACATCAAGCGGTTCTCGGAGGCTGGCAAGCCGCTGGGTGTGAAGCCCTATAGCTGGCAGAAAGAGGTGAAAGCCGCACTGCCCGCCGAGGCCAAAGCCAGCATGGACGACGGCTACGTGAACTTCACGCACTCCATTGTGAAAGGCGCCGACGGCAAAATGTACATCGTAGCCGAGCAGTTTAAAATCGTGGCCGACGGGCTGGGCATTGCGGCCACAGCGCTGGGTGGCCGGGGCATGTCCATGTCGAAGGGTTTTATCGGCAACATGCTGATCTTCGAGCTGAATCCGGAATTTGGTCTGAACGCCATCAAGTTCTACCCGAAAGACCGTTCCCGCTCGGTGCTGCCCTCCGGGACCGGCTTTATGGGCGCGGGCCTGCTGGGCCAGATCATGAAGTCGCAGGGTGACTTTGACTACCAGTTCCTGCAGCGCAACAATGCTGGTTCGCTTTTCAACGTGGTGTATATCAACTACGACAAGGAGAAGGGCGAGGCCACCAAAAAGGTGATTGGCAACATTTCTTTCGGCGAAAACGGCCAGTTCACTATCGATAAGATTGATGGCAGCAGCAGCGCCACCAGCTCGTTTGTGTACCCAGCCAAACCCGGCTATGTGATGATGGTGGACTACCTCAAAAAGCAGAGCCAGCTGGGCATGAAGCTCGTGAAGCTGAACATCTGA
- a CDS encoding GNAT family N-acetyltransferase codes for MTLIWTTKPFSALTLPELYALLQLRSEVFVVEQTCAFQDIDGHDQAAYHLLGHTETGELAAYTRLFAAGISYPEASIGRVVVSPQFRRYGLGRELLRQSIAAVEQLFGPQPIQIGAQLYLKEFYESFGFQQLGEGYLEDGIPHIHMVRPSSA; via the coding sequence ATGACTCTCATCTGGACTACCAAGCCTTTTTCGGCACTGACGCTCCCGGAGCTATATGCTCTGCTTCAGCTGCGCTCTGAGGTATTTGTGGTGGAGCAAACCTGCGCGTTTCAAGACATCGATGGGCATGACCAGGCCGCATACCACCTGCTTGGGCACACCGAAACCGGCGAACTGGCGGCTTATACGCGGCTGTTCGCGGCCGGCATCAGCTACCCCGAGGCCAGCATCGGGCGGGTGGTGGTAAGCCCGCAGTTCCGGCGCTACGGGCTGGGGCGGGAGCTGCTGCGGCAGTCTATTGCGGCAGTAGAGCAGCTATTCGGGCCGCAACCCATTCAAATTGGGGCGCAGCTCTACCTTAAGGAGTTTTACGAAAGCTTTGGATTTCAGCAGCTCGGCGAAGGCTACCTCGAAGACGGTATTCCGCATATTCATATGGTGCGGCCCTCTAGCGCATAA
- a CDS encoding EamA family transporter — MSSSRFTLPPLPAVLLSIVSVQGGAAIAKGLFPVLGPAGTASLRIGFSALVLLLVVRPRLQQLQPAQWRSVVPYGLVLGLMNFLFYCALARIPLGLAVTLEFVGPLGLALAGSRRALDIVWVVLAGAGIALITPWRGQGLDLLGAGFALAAGACWALYIVLGRRTAAVLPGQTAVTVGMLFAALAVVPFGAASGSFSALTPHLLLLGTLLAVFSSVLPFSLEMQALRTMPTRTFSILMSLEPVAAAFSGWLLLGEELTVNQWLAVAFIVVASFGATLTTTAAQPIAGDN; from the coding sequence ATGTCTTCTTCCCGATTTACGCTACCGCCGCTGCCTGCCGTGCTCCTTTCCATTGTGAGTGTGCAAGGCGGTGCGGCCATTGCCAAAGGCTTATTTCCGGTGCTTGGGCCAGCTGGCACGGCCAGTTTGCGCATCGGTTTCTCGGCACTCGTGCTGTTGCTGGTGGTGCGCCCCCGGCTACAGCAGCTACAGCCGGCGCAGTGGCGGAGTGTGGTGCCGTATGGGCTGGTACTGGGCCTCATGAATTTTCTGTTTTACTGCGCGCTAGCCCGCATTCCACTCGGCCTAGCAGTAACGCTGGAATTTGTGGGGCCACTAGGCTTGGCGCTGGCAGGCTCACGCCGCGCCCTCGATATTGTATGGGTAGTGTTGGCTGGGGCCGGCATTGCCCTTATCACGCCGTGGCGCGGCCAGGGCCTCGACCTACTAGGGGCAGGATTTGCACTGGCGGCCGGAGCCTGCTGGGCGTTGTATATCGTATTGGGCCGTCGTACGGCAGCTGTACTTCCGGGCCAAACGGCCGTGACTGTCGGGATGTTGTTTGCGGCACTGGCGGTAGTGCCTTTCGGGGCAGCCAGTGGCAGCTTCTCGGCTCTCACGCCGCACCTGCTACTGCTGGGTACGTTGCTGGCCGTATTTTCCAGTGTGCTGCCCTTTTCCCTCGAAATGCAGGCCCTTCGCACTATGCCTACCCGCACGTTCAGCATTCTAATGAGCCTCGAACCAGTTGCAGCGGCCTTCTCCGGCTGGCTCCTGCTCGGTGAGGAGCTTACCGTGAACCAATGGCTGGCGGTAGCTTTCATTGTGGTTGCCAGCTTCGGAGCCACGCTTACCACTACCGCCGCCCAGCCTATTGCCGGCGACAACTAG
- a CDS encoding DUF4136 domain-containing protein, whose product MKPFLIMMVLLAGAACSPVRVESTTQTPGVDFSAYKTYNFLDVTARNEDAFRGSSASIEDLKRAVSREMELRGYQRADSPDLWVNIGVVTESKVQTRETNIQWDGPRYIGQRNYHWQVQQVPAGTYREGTATVDIVDAARNEQIWQGVAASPLSKDSEKLAARIDEGIATMFKEYPVAPR is encoded by the coding sequence ATGAAACCCTTCCTGATAATGATGGTACTGCTGGCCGGTGCGGCCTGTTCGCCGGTCCGGGTAGAATCTACGACCCAGACGCCGGGCGTTGATTTCTCGGCTTACAAAACCTACAACTTCCTGGACGTGACGGCCCGCAATGAAGATGCTTTTCGAGGAAGCAGCGCCAGCATAGAAGACCTGAAGCGGGCCGTGTCGCGCGAAATGGAACTGCGCGGCTACCAACGCGCCGACTCGCCTGACTTATGGGTGAATATTGGCGTGGTAACGGAATCGAAGGTGCAGACGCGCGAAACCAATATTCAGTGGGACGGCCCCCGCTATATCGGGCAGCGCAACTACCACTGGCAGGTGCAACAAGTGCCGGCCGGAACCTATCGGGAGGGCACTGCCACCGTGGATATTGTGGATGCAGCCCGCAACGAGCAGATATGGCAGGGCGTGGCGGCCAGCCCGCTGTCAAAAGACTCCGAAAAGCTTGCCGCCCGAATAGATGAGGGCATTGCCACGATGTTCAAGGAGTATCCGGTGGCGCCTCGGTAA
- a CDS encoding glycoside hydrolase family 43 protein produces the protein MALLLPLALGSACQSNTTNTENNATEATTQDAAASDSASRKYLAKPLIKEIYTADPSAHVINGKIYIYPSHDIETGMPENDNGDHFAMRDYHVLSMDSIGGKVTDHGVALDTKDIPWAGRQLWAPDAAFKDGTYYLYFPVKDKQDVFRIGVATSTSPTGPFKAQPKPIEGSLSIDPAVFTDTDGKTYLYMGGIWGGQLQRWRTGKYDASKPKEQEPGPKEVALGPKMARLSSDMLRFDEPVKEVQILGQDGKPFLSGDNSHRFFEGGWMHKYNGKYYFSYSTGDTHLLVYATGDSPYGPFTYQGVLMNPVEGWTTHHSIVEVKGKWYIFYHDTELSGKTWLRNVKVTELTRKPDGGLETINP, from the coding sequence TTGGCTCTCCTGCTGCCACTGGCGCTGGGCAGTGCCTGCCAGAGCAACACCACCAACACCGAAAATAACGCTACAGAGGCCACTACCCAGGATGCCGCCGCGTCAGATTCGGCTAGCCGGAAGTATCTGGCCAAACCACTTATTAAGGAAATCTATACCGCCGACCCCTCGGCCCACGTCATAAACGGCAAAATCTACATCTACCCTTCGCACGACATCGAAACGGGTATGCCGGAAAACGACAATGGCGACCATTTCGCCATGCGCGACTACCATGTCCTGTCCATGGACAGCATTGGTGGCAAGGTTACGGACCACGGCGTAGCCCTGGATACCAAGGACATTCCGTGGGCTGGCCGCCAGCTGTGGGCGCCGGATGCGGCCTTCAAAGACGGTACCTACTATCTATACTTTCCGGTGAAGGACAAGCAGGACGTATTCCGGATTGGGGTGGCCACCAGTACGTCGCCCACTGGCCCGTTCAAGGCCCAGCCCAAGCCGATAGAAGGCAGCCTGAGCATCGACCCGGCCGTGTTTACCGACACCGATGGCAAGACCTACCTATACATGGGCGGCATCTGGGGCGGGCAGCTGCAGCGCTGGCGCACCGGTAAGTACGATGCCAGCAAGCCCAAAGAGCAGGAGCCGGGGCCTAAAGAAGTGGCACTCGGCCCCAAAATGGCGCGTCTCAGCTCCGATATGCTGCGCTTCGATGAGCCGGTGAAGGAAGTACAGATTCTGGGGCAGGATGGCAAGCCTTTCTTATCCGGCGACAACTCGCACCGCTTTTTCGAGGGCGGCTGGATGCACAAGTACAACGGCAAGTACTACTTCTCTTATTCCACCGGCGACACGCACCTGCTGGTATACGCCACCGGCGACTCGCCCTATGGCCCCTTCACGTATCAAGGCGTGCTCATGAACCCGGTAGAAGGCTGGACCACCCACCACTCCATTGTGGAGGTAAAAGGCAAATGGTATATCTTCTACCACGACACCGAGCTGTCGGGCAAAACGTGGCTGCGCAACGTGAAAGTGACGGAACTGACGCGCAAGCCCGACGGCGGTCTGGAAACTATCAATCCGTAA
- a CDS encoding Gfo/Idh/MocA family protein has translation MNRFDSSTSRREFMRQLSLGLSATLVGTSALGGPLAWLPESSYGPATLDALQSGRQLGVALVGLGKYSTGQLAPALQQTKLCKLAGIVTGTPEKAAKWKQQYRLPNQNIYDYTTFDRIADNPAIDIIYIVLPVGLHAEYVERAARMGKHVICEKPMAPTTADCRRMISAMQKSGKKFSIGYRLHFEPHHQEMMRLGQQKILGPIKSLVADNGFRFNNDTPWRVDKELSGGGPLMDMGIYCLQGVVYTKGELPVSVTAKLAPNPDPKGLFREVEAGMNWQMQFADGSVADCRTSYAENLNSRLRAETAKGWMELQPAFGYGGIAGRTSQGPMNLQNVPQQARQMDDFADCILNDKPTRVPGEMGLRDVQLLQAIYRAAETGQQVSTKDIVSVLDKVGSR, from the coding sequence ATGAACCGTTTCGATTCCTCTACTTCGCGCCGGGAGTTTATGCGCCAACTTTCCCTGGGGCTGAGCGCCACGCTCGTAGGCACCTCGGCGCTGGGTGGGCCGCTGGCGTGGCTGCCGGAGAGCAGCTACGGGCCAGCTACGCTTGATGCGCTGCAAAGCGGCCGGCAGCTGGGCGTGGCGTTGGTGGGGCTGGGCAAGTACAGCACCGGACAATTGGCGCCGGCTTTGCAGCAAACCAAACTTTGCAAGCTGGCCGGCATCGTGACGGGGACGCCGGAAAAAGCCGCAAAGTGGAAGCAGCAATACCGCCTGCCCAACCAGAATATTTACGACTACACGACCTTCGACAGGATAGCCGACAACCCGGCCATTGACATCATCTATATTGTGCTGCCGGTGGGGTTGCACGCCGAATATGTGGAGCGGGCCGCACGCATGGGCAAGCACGTCATCTGCGAGAAGCCCATGGCCCCTACCACTGCCGACTGCCGCCGCATGATTTCGGCCATGCAGAAATCGGGCAAGAAGTTCAGCATTGGCTACCGGCTGCACTTCGAGCCGCACCACCAGGAAATGATGCGCCTGGGCCAGCAGAAGATACTGGGGCCTATCAAAAGCCTGGTGGCGGATAACGGCTTCCGCTTCAACAACGACACGCCCTGGCGCGTGGACAAGGAACTGTCCGGCGGCGGTCCGCTTATGGACATGGGCATTTATTGCCTGCAGGGTGTGGTGTATACCAAAGGCGAATTGCCAGTATCCGTCACGGCCAAGCTCGCGCCCAACCCCGACCCGAAAGGATTGTTCCGGGAGGTCGAAGCAGGTATGAACTGGCAGATGCAGTTCGCCGACGGCTCCGTGGCCGACTGCCGCACCAGCTACGCCGAAAACCTCAATAGCCGTCTGCGCGCCGAAACCGCCAAAGGCTGGATGGAGCTACAGCCGGCTTTTGGGTACGGCGGCATTGCAGGCCGCACCAGCCAGGGCCCGATGAACCTGCAGAACGTGCCCCAGCAGGCCCGCCAGATGGACGATTTCGCCGACTGCATCCTCAATGATAAGCCTACCCGCGTACCCGGCGAAATGGGCCTCCGCGACGTGCAGCTACTGCAAGCCATTTACCGCGCCGCCGAAACCGGCCAGCAGGTTTCTACCAAAGATATAGTGTCTGTCCTGGATAAGGTAGGCAGCCGATAG
- a CDS encoding nuclear transport factor 2 family protein, translated as MEKPNQRLIEKAYAAFNARDIDAALSTMHPDIQWPKAFEGGYVSGYNGIRDYWTRQWTEINPRVEPTGFEERQDGTVAITVHQVVKDLQGATLFDGTVKHLYTLQDGLLRRMDIELV; from the coding sequence ATGGAAAAGCCCAACCAACGCTTAATTGAAAAGGCATATGCTGCCTTCAACGCAAGAGATATTGATGCAGCGCTATCAACAATGCATCCGGATATTCAATGGCCAAAGGCATTTGAAGGCGGGTATGTGAGTGGGTACAACGGGATAAGAGACTATTGGACAAGGCAGTGGACAGAAATTAATCCCAGGGTTGAGCCAACTGGGTTTGAAGAACGGCAGGATGGGACAGTAGCAATTACTGTTCATCAGGTGGTGAAGGATTTACAGGGCGCGACACTGTTTGATGGAACGGTAAAGCACCTATACACTTTGCAGGATGGTCTCCTGCGAAGAATGGACATTGAACTCGTATAA
- a CDS encoding TonB-dependent receptor, translating to MKRLLLVLLLLAPMLGLRAQTPTLLHGTIHDGQGQPLPGANVFLRGTFDGTATDSLGAFRLETTQAGAQVLVLSLLGYEPQNLPIQCSGQPLKLQLKMKADRHQLGGVTIMAGAFEASDEKRGAVLKPLDIVTTAGALGDVAGALNALPGTTRVGEEGKLFVRGGAAHETKTYLDGLAVQTPYNGSVPSVPARGRFSPFLFKGTVFSTGGYSAEYGQALSAVVLLNTTDLAPETQTGVSVMSVGGSLSQVQRWERTSVAVTADYVNLQPYFGLVPQSFGWVKAPQTLGSSVSLRHRTGEAGMLKVYGVWQQQRLSLRQPNEQLSADRTVGLHNGNGYLNATFRSPLRGGWSLQTGAAFTRDDNTVRPDAARLQELEQSIIGRVVLTNDSAGTNWTLKVGAEGMGQQYRRTYQETSGAPTWNAGRFTERRTAAFAEADISLSDRLMARAGARAEYSGLLNRWNAAPRLALAWQTGANSSVSGAYGLFYQTPTNDLLRVSSALRFEQAQHSMFTYQRTHDEKTLRAEAYYKTYDHLTVFDPQRTTEASAYRSTCTGYARGLDLYWRDRKSLKNTDYWISYGFLDTRRQSRQDPVSAVPTFAARHNLSLVGKYWVAKLHTQIGFTASYGSPRTYHNPNQEGYNQGRLPSYQDLSLNASYLTTIGKQFTIIYVSVSNVLGRDNVFGYRFADTAAPDGSFGRAAVTPSAPRMLFVGVFVSINKNKKADLNTAPD from the coding sequence ATGAAACGTCTGCTACTCGTGCTACTGCTACTGGCTCCCATGCTGGGGCTGCGCGCCCAAACTCCCACGCTGCTTCACGGTACCATCCATGACGGACAGGGCCAGCCGCTGCCGGGGGCCAACGTGTTCCTGCGCGGCACCTTTGATGGTACGGCTACCGATTCGCTGGGCGCGTTCCGGCTGGAAACTACGCAGGCTGGGGCGCAGGTGCTGGTGCTGAGTTTGCTGGGCTACGAACCCCAGAACTTGCCCATCCAGTGCAGCGGTCAGCCCCTGAAGCTGCAGCTGAAGATGAAGGCCGACCGACATCAACTGGGCGGCGTCACGATTATGGCCGGCGCTTTTGAGGCCAGCGACGAGAAGCGTGGGGCCGTACTCAAGCCCCTCGACATTGTGACAACGGCTGGCGCGCTGGGAGATGTAGCCGGAGCCCTGAACGCCCTGCCCGGCACAACGCGGGTAGGGGAGGAAGGTAAGCTGTTTGTGCGCGGCGGGGCCGCCCACGAAACCAAAACCTACCTCGACGGCCTAGCCGTGCAGACGCCTTACAACGGCTCGGTGCCCAGCGTGCCGGCGCGGGGACGGTTTTCGCCTTTCCTGTTTAAAGGCACTGTGTTCAGCACCGGCGGCTACTCTGCCGAGTACGGACAGGCCCTGAGCGCCGTGGTGCTGCTCAATACCACCGACCTGGCTCCCGAAACCCAGACTGGCGTGAGCGTCATGTCGGTGGGTGGCAGCCTGAGCCAGGTGCAGCGCTGGGAGCGGACGTCGGTGGCCGTTACGGCCGATTACGTGAACCTGCAGCCGTATTTCGGGCTGGTACCGCAGTCATTTGGCTGGGTGAAAGCCCCGCAGACGCTGGGCAGCTCCGTGAGCCTGCGCCACCGTACCGGCGAGGCCGGCATGCTGAAAGTGTACGGCGTGTGGCAGCAGCAGCGCCTGAGTCTGCGCCAGCCTAACGAGCAGCTCAGCGCCGACCGCACCGTGGGGCTGCACAATGGCAACGGTTACCTTAATGCCACGTTCCGGAGTCCGCTACGCGGCGGCTGGAGCCTGCAGACCGGCGCTGCCTTCACCCGCGACGACAATACCGTGCGTCCGGATGCCGCCCGCTTGCAGGAACTGGAGCAAAGCATCATCGGGCGGGTAGTACTCACCAACGATTCGGCGGGCACTAACTGGACCCTTAAAGTGGGGGCCGAAGGCATGGGCCAACAGTATCGCCGCACCTATCAGGAAACCAGCGGCGCCCCCACCTGGAATGCGGGCCGCTTCACGGAGCGCCGTACCGCGGCTTTCGCTGAAGCTGATATCAGCCTCTCAGACCGCCTGATGGCGCGCGCCGGGGCCCGCGCCGAGTACTCAGGGCTGCTGAACCGGTGGAACGCGGCACCACGCCTGGCGCTGGCCTGGCAGACAGGAGCCAACAGCTCGGTGTCGGGGGCATATGGCCTGTTTTATCAGACGCCTACCAACGACCTGCTGCGCGTGAGCAGTGCCCTGCGCTTCGAGCAGGCCCAGCACAGCATGTTCACCTACCAACGTACCCACGACGAGAAAACCCTTCGCGCGGAAGCCTACTACAAAACCTACGACCACCTCACCGTTTTCGATCCGCAACGCACCACCGAAGCCAGCGCCTACCGCAGCACCTGCACCGGCTATGCCCGCGGCCTCGACCTATACTGGCGCGACCGGAAAAGCCTCAAAAACACCGATTACTGGATCAGCTACGGCTTTCTGGACACGCGCCGCCAGTCTCGGCAAGACCCGGTTTCGGCAGTTCCCACCTTTGCAGCGCGGCACAATCTGAGCCTTGTTGGTAAATACTGGGTAGCGAAACTGCACACGCAGATCGGCTTTACGGCCAGCTACGGTAGCCCGCGCACCTACCACAATCCCAACCAGGAAGGCTACAACCAGGGCCGCCTGCCCAGCTACCAGGACCTTAGCCTGAATGCCAGCTACCTCACCACCATTGGCAAGCAATTCACTATTATCTATGTGAGCGTGAGCAACGTACTGGGCCGCGACAATGTGTTCGGCTACCGCTTCGCCGATACGGCCGCGCCGGATGGCTCTTTTGGCCGCGCCGCTGTCACGCCTTCTGCCCCGCGGATGCTGTTTGTGGGCGTGTTCGTCTCCATCAATAAGAACAAGAAAGCAGATCTGAATACCGCGCCCGACTAA
- a CDS encoding glycerophosphodiester phosphodiesterase family protein encodes MKLLPLFLLLLPALSTAAQPGTFDRQGHRGCRGLMPENTIPAMRKAQDLGVTTLEMDLGISQDKQVLLSHDPFMNADFVLRPDGRRITQAEEKQLRLYALPYAEIRRYDVGSLGHPKFPRQQKLRTYKPLLAEVIDSAEAYATLKKLPAPRYNLETKLSPAGDEVLHPAPEEFVRLLLPVLVAKGVLDRVTIQSFDPRTLEAVHRLYPALRTALLVENQQGLAKNLARLSFRPTIYSPAYLLVTPDLVAECHRQRIQVIPWTVNSADAIERLTKLQVDGIITDYPDLFGTTARKQP; translated from the coding sequence ATGAAGTTACTGCCTCTGTTCCTGCTGCTCCTGCCTGCACTCAGCACAGCTGCCCAGCCTGGTACGTTTGACCGGCAGGGCCACCGGGGCTGCCGCGGCCTGATGCCCGAAAACACCATTCCGGCCATGCGCAAAGCGCAGGACCTGGGCGTAACGACCCTGGAAATGGACCTTGGCATCAGCCAGGACAAGCAGGTGCTGCTTTCCCACGACCCATTCATGAACGCCGATTTTGTGCTGCGCCCTGATGGCCGGCGCATCACGCAGGCCGAGGAAAAACAGCTGCGTCTGTATGCGCTGCCTTATGCCGAAATCCGGCGCTACGACGTGGGCAGCCTCGGCCACCCTAAGTTTCCGCGTCAGCAGAAGCTGCGTACTTACAAGCCGCTGCTTGCCGAAGTCATCGATTCGGCGGAGGCATATGCCACGCTAAAAAAGCTTCCCGCGCCGCGCTACAACCTCGAAACCAAACTCTCGCCGGCCGGCGACGAAGTGCTGCACCCGGCCCCGGAGGAATTTGTGCGGCTGCTGCTGCCGGTTCTGGTGGCAAAAGGCGTGCTGGACCGGGTCACGATTCAGTCCTTCGACCCACGCACACTCGAAGCAGTCCACCGCCTCTACCCTGCCCTGCGCACGGCGTTGCTCGTCGAAAACCAACAGGGTCTGGCGAAAAATCTGGCGCGGCTTAGCTTCCGCCCTACCATCTACAGCCCCGCGTATCTGCTGGTTACGCCAGATTTGGTGGCCGAGTGCCATCGGCAGCGTATTCAGGTTATTCCCTGGACCGTTAATTCTGCTGACGCCATAGAGCGGTTGACCAAGCTGCAGGTAGACGGAATCATCACCGACTATCCCGACCTGTTCGGCACCACGGCCAGAAAGCAGCCGTAA
- a CDS encoding calcineurin-like phosphoesterase C-terminal domain-containing protein yields MSQQRRTFLKSIGLAGLGITLDVNLGLARPKTSPAATGKETAVATLTGKVHAGGQGIAGVAVTDGISVVLTDAKGQYELESSGAAEFVYVSVPRGYGFPHEQGVARFYRRKEPVRGRFKADFELRKLAQDDTRHNFLVWADPQMISKADAAEFKATAVPDTQKLVASYGAGALFHGIGCGDLVWDHFELFEDYQQGAASTGIPFFQVIGNHDMDLTARTDEGSTDTFKKLFGPTYYSFNRGEIHYVVLDDVFFIGAAKKYIGYLTERQLAWLEQDLAHVKSGTTVVVSLHIPPYTRQHIRNKDKEEPMGGVVANRKELYRLLQPYKAHIMSGHTHFNEVLQTADNVTEHVHGTVCGAWWTGPICTDGTPGGYGVYEVHGPELKWYYKAIGQERSHQFRIYPKGSLPERPEALAVNVWNWDPAWKVVWFEDGVRKGEMQQYTGLDPLSVRLHAGPALPTKHKWVDPTLTEHLFVATVSAQAKSIRVEVTDRFGQVYTDTLTA; encoded by the coding sequence ATGTCGCAACAACGCAGAACCTTCCTCAAATCCATTGGCTTAGCCGGACTGGGCATTACATTGGACGTGAACCTAGGTCTGGCCCGGCCCAAAACGTCCCCGGCGGCTACTGGTAAGGAAACTGCCGTAGCTACGCTCACCGGCAAAGTGCATGCGGGTGGGCAGGGCATAGCGGGCGTGGCCGTGACGGACGGCATCAGCGTGGTGCTCACCGATGCGAAGGGCCAGTACGAGCTGGAAAGCAGCGGCGCCGCTGAATTCGTCTACGTCTCGGTACCGCGCGGCTATGGGTTTCCGCACGAGCAAGGAGTGGCCCGCTTCTACCGCCGCAAAGAACCTGTGCGCGGCCGGTTTAAGGCTGATTTTGAGTTGCGCAAGCTCGCGCAGGACGACACCCGGCACAACTTCCTGGTGTGGGCTGACCCACAGATGATTTCCAAGGCTGACGCCGCCGAATTCAAGGCCACCGCCGTGCCCGACACCCAGAAGCTGGTAGCCAGCTACGGCGCTGGGGCCCTGTTTCACGGCATCGGGTGCGGCGACTTGGTGTGGGACCATTTCGAGCTGTTCGAGGACTACCAGCAGGGCGCAGCCAGCACTGGCATCCCGTTCTTCCAGGTTATCGGCAACCACGACATGGACCTGACCGCCCGCACCGATGAAGGCTCAACGGATACGTTCAAGAAGCTATTCGGCCCCACCTACTACTCCTTCAACCGCGGCGAAATCCACTACGTGGTGCTCGATGATGTGTTTTTTATTGGGGCCGCCAAGAAGTACATCGGCTACCTCACGGAGCGGCAGCTGGCGTGGCTGGAGCAGGACCTAGCGCACGTGAAATCCGGCACGACGGTGGTCGTGAGCCTGCACATTCCGCCCTACACCCGGCAGCACATCCGCAACAAAGACAAAGAAGAGCCGATGGGCGGCGTGGTAGCCAACCGCAAAGAACTGTACCGCCTGCTGCAACCCTACAAGGCGCACATTATGTCGGGCCACACGCACTTTAATGAGGTGCTGCAAACTGCCGACAACGTGACCGAACATGTGCACGGCACGGTGTGCGGCGCGTGGTGGACCGGCCCTATCTGCACCGATGGCACACCCGGTGGCTATGGTGTGTATGAGGTGCACGGCCCGGAATTGAAATGGTACTACAAAGCCATTGGGCAGGAGCGCAGCCACCAGTTCCGCATCTACCCGAAAGGCAGCCTGCCAGAGCGCCCCGAAGCACTAGCCGTAAACGTCTGGAACTGGGACCCCGCCTGGAAAGTCGTGTGGTTTGAAGATGGCGTGCGCAAAGGCGAGATGCAGCAGTACACCGGCCTCGATCCGCTGTCGGTGCGGTTACACGCGGGGCCGGCGTTGCCCACCAAGCACAAGTGGGTTGACCCAACGCTTACCGAGCATCTGTTTGTAGCCACCGTATCGGCGCAGGCGAAGTCCATCCGCGTAGAAGTTACGGACCGGTTTGGGCAGGTATATACGGACACCCTGACGGCCTAG